The Meriones unguiculatus strain TT.TT164.6M chromosome 1, Bangor_MerUng_6.1, whole genome shotgun sequence genome has a segment encoding these proteins:
- the Rasgrp2 gene encoding RAS guanyl-releasing protein 2 isoform X3 gives MASTLDVDKGCTVEELLRGCIEAFDDSGKVRDPQLVRMFLMMHPWYIPSSQLAAKLLHFYQQSRKDNSNSLQVKTCHLVRYWISAFPAEFDLNPELAEQIKELKALLDQEGSRRHSSLIDIESVCVGGGELRGRSACYTMCA, from the exons ATGGCGAGCACTCTGGACGTGGACAAGGGCTGCACGGTGGAGGAGCTGCTCCGAGGCTGCATCGAAGCCTTTG ATGACTCCGGAAAGGTGCGAGATCCACAGCTGGTGCGCATGTTTCTCATGATGCACCCCTGGTACATACCTTCCTCTCAGCTGGCAGCGAAACTCCTCCACTT CTATCAGCAATCCCGGAAGGACAACTCCAATTCTCTACAGGTGAAAACGTGTCACCTGGTCAG GTACTGGATTTCAGCATTCCCAGCAGAGTTTGACCTGAACCCAGAGCTGGCTGAGCAGATCAAGGAGCTGAAAGCTCTGTTAGACCAAGAAGGGAGCCGCAGGCACAGCAGCCTCATCGACATCGAGAGCGTGTgcgtggggggaggggagctcaGGGGGCGCTCGGCATGCTACACCATGTGTGCTTAA
- the Pygm gene encoding glycogen phosphorylase, muscle form, producing MSRPLSDQDRRKQISVRGLAGVENVSDLKKNFNRHLHFTLVKDRNVATPRDYYFALAHTVRDHLVGRWIRTQQHYYEKDPKRIYYLSLEFYMGRTLQNTMVNLALENACDEATYQLGLDMEELEEIEEDAGLGNGGLGRLAACFLDSMATLGLAAYGYGIRYEFGIFNQKICGGWQMEEADDWLRYGNPWEKARPEFTLPVHFYGRVEHTSQGAKWVDTQVVLAMPYDTPVPGYRNNVVNTMRLWSAKAPNDFNLKDFNVGGYIQAVLDRNLAENISRVLYPNDNFFEGKELRLKQEYFVVAATLQDIIRRFKSSKFGCRDPVRTNFDAFPDKVAIQLNDTHPSLAIPELMRILVDLERLDWDKAWEVTVKTCAYTNHTVLPEALERWPVHLMETLLPRHLQIIYEINQRFLNRVAAAFPGDVDRLRRMSLVEEGAVKRINMAHLCIAGSHAVNGVARIHSEILKKTIFKDFYELEPHKFQNKTNGITPRRWLVLCNPGLAEVIAERIGEEYISDLDQLRKLLSYVDDEAFIRDVAKVKQENKLKFSAYLEREYKVRINPNSLFDVQVKRIHEYKRQLLNCLHIITLYNRIKREPNRFVVPRTIMIGGKAAPGYHMAKMIIKLITAIGDVVNHDPAVGDRLRVIFLENYRVSLAEKVIPAADLSEQISTAGTEASGTGNMKFMLNGALTIGTMDGANVEMAEEAGEENFFIFGMRVEDVERLDQRGYNAQEYYDRIPELRQIIEQLSSGFFSPKQPDLFKDIVNMLMHHDRFKVFADYEEYIKCQDKVSELYKNPREWTRMVIKNIATSGKFSSDRTIAQYAREIWGVEPSRQRLPAPDEKI from the exons ATGTCCAGGCCTCTTTCAGATCAGGATAGGAGAAAGCAAATCAGCGTTCGTGGCCTAGCCGGCGTGGAAAATGTATCTGATCTGAAAAAGAACTTCAACCGCCACTTGCACTTCACCCTGGTCAAGGATCGCAATGTGGCCACTCCGAGAGATTACTATTTTGCACTGGCCCACACTGTGCGGGACCACCTCGTGGGACGCTGGATCCGCACACAGCAACATTACTACGAAAAGGACCCCAAG AGGATCTACTACCTGTCTTTGGAATTCTACATGGGACGGACACTACAGAACACCATGGTGAACCTGGCCTTGGAGAATGCCTGTGATGAGGCCACCTACCAG CTGGGCTTGGAcatggaggagttggaggagatcGAGGAGGATGCAGGGCTGGGCAACGGGGGCCTGGGCCGCCTGGCAG CCTGCTTCTTGGACTCCATGGCTACCCTTGGGCTAGCTGCCTATGGCTACGGGATCCGCTATGAGTTTGGGATTTTTAATCAGAAGATCTGTGGAGGCTGGCAG ATGGAAGAGGCTGACGACTGGCTTCGCTATGGCAACCCCTGGGAGAAGGCTCGTCCCGAGTTCACGCTGCCTGTGCACTTCTATGGCCGAGTGGAGCACACCAGCCAGGGTGCCAAGTGGGTGGACACACAG GTAGTGTTGGCCATGCCCTACGACACGCCTGTGCCAGGCTATCGAAACAACGTTGTCAACACCATGCGCCTCTGGTCGGCCAAGGCACCCAATGACTTCAACCTCAAGGACT TCAACGTTGGTGGCTACATCCAAGCTGTGCTGGACCGAAACCTGGCCGAGAACATCTCACGTGTTTTGTACCCCAATGATAAC TTCTTTGAAGGAAAGGAGCTTCGGCTGAAGCAGGAGTACTTTGTGGTGGCTGCCACCCTCCAGGACATCATCCGGCGCTTCAAATCCTCCAAGTTTGGCTGCCGTGATCCTGTGCGCACAAACTTTGATGCCTTCCCGGATAAG GTGGCCATCCAGCTCAACGACACCCACCCTTCTTTGGCCATCCCTGAGCTGATGAGGATTCTGGTGGACCTGGAGCGGCTGGACTGGGACAAG GCCTGGGAAGTGACAGTGAAGACCTGTGCCTACACCAACCACACGGTGCTGCCCGAAGCCCTGGAGCGCTGGCCAGTGCACCTCATGGAGACACTGCTGCCCCGGCACCTGCAGATCATTTACGAGATCAACCAGCGGTTCCTTAAC CGGGTGGCGGCAGCATTCCCTGGGGACGTAGACCGGCTGCGGCGCATGTCACTCGTGGAGGAGGGCGCGGTGAAGCGCATCAACATGGCGCACCTGTGCATCGCTGGCTCGCACGCCGTTAACGGGGTGGCTCGCATCCATTCGGAGATCCTCAAGAAAACCAT CTTCAAGGACTTTTATGAGCTGGAGCCTCATAAGTTCCAGAACAAGACCAATGGCATCACCCCTCGGCGCTGGCTGGTTCTGTGTAACCCTGGGCTGGCAGAGGTCATTGCTGAG CGCATTGGGGAGGAGTACATCTCAGACCTGGACCAGCTCCGCAAACTGCTCTCCTATGTGGACGATGAAGCCTTTATCCGAGATGTGGCCAAAGTGAAGCAG GAAAACAAGCTGAAGTTCTCCGCATACCTCGAGAGGGAATACAAGGTCCGCATCAACCCCAACTCCCTCTTCGATGTCCAGGTGAAAAGGATTCACGAATACAAACGCCAGCTTCTCAACTGCCTTCACATCATCACCCTGTATAATC GCATCAAAAGGGAGCCCAATAGGTTTGTGGTACCAAGGACTATCATGATTGGAGGCAAG GCTGCACCCGGGTACCACATGGCCAAGATGATCATCAAGCTCATCACTGCCATTGGGGATGTGGTCAACCACGACCCTGCGGTGGGAGACCGCCTCCGAGTGATCTTCCTGGAGAACTACCGAGTCTCACTGGCTGAGAAAG TGATTCCCGCCGCTGACCTCTCAGAGCAGATCTCCACCGCGGGCACCGAGGCCTCCGGCACTGGCAACATGAAGTTCATGCTCAATGGGGCTCTCACCATCGGCACCATGGACGGCGCCAACGTGGAGATGGCAGAGGAGGCGGGGGAGGAGAACTTCTTCATCTTCGGCATGCGGGTGGAGGACGTGGAAAGGCTGGACCAGAGAGG GTACAATGCCCAGGAGTACTACGACCGAATCCCTGAGCTCCGGCAGATCATTGAGCAGTTGAGCAGCGGCTTCTTCTCCCCCAAACAGCCCGACCTGTTCAAGGACATCGTCAACATGCTCATGCACCATGACCG gtttAAAGTCTTTGCAGATTACGAGGAATACATTAAATGCCAGGACAAAGTCAGTGAGCTGTACAAG AACCCAAGAGAGTGGACACGGATGGTGATCAAGAACATAGCCACCTCTGGCAAGTTTTCCAGTGACCGCACCATCGCCCAGTATGCCCGTGAGATCTGGGGGGTTGAACCTTCTCGCCAGCGCCTGCCAGCCCCGGATGAGAAGATCTGA